The genomic region AAGTTGTAGCTCAATTTGCTGCCTTTGCAACTTACCTTAGGAAACTATGTCCCATTTATGTAAAGACCGCCCGTTTTTTCTATAGAGATGTGGGGTGTGATCTTATCTTGGGTTAATCTATCCTTCCTAGCTAAGTGGCATTTCTAGACTCGTGTCATTGTATGATTGGCGGAAGAGATTAACGAGTCTTTGATGCAAGGAGTCAAAGAAGATTTTCGATGGACTTTTCATCTACTTCTGATTGAATATATGGTTGAAAATAAATAACAGAATTTTGTAGGGACAATAAAGATCTACGGTCCAGGTTACGTAATTGATAAAAGATCAAGTTGGGAGCTTTATTGTATCAAGTTGGGAAATCAGTAGGGGCGGTGGGTGTGTTTTTAAGTTTTCTGTTcggtttctttttttttcttcagtTTTGTTTTCCTTGCTGAGCTTTTTTTTGGCTCGGTCTCGTGGGGGTATGTAATACATTGAAGAGCCAAGTATTTTGCCGCTTCCTTTTAAAAAAAACTGTTGTTGCGTGCGATCACGGTACACTACACGAGTACGTACGTTCGTCCATTTCACGTGTGGAGAGTGCGCGCGTGTTCAGGTTGGCGAGAGAGAACGACGGCTGACCAGACTGACAGGCTCGCcaccccctccctccctccctctctcgaCGGCATCAGCGTTGCGTGCAACGCGCAGGGCCTCGGACGACCGATCGATCAGTAGTAGTACTGCGTGTGACAGCACGAGCACAAGCTGCAGTACTTCGCGCGCGCTTCTGCTCGGGGAAGTGCGATACTGCATGCACACATGAATGTCGTACAGTCCTGCTCTGCGATTCACTGGGTCCATATATCTTTTCCTGTGCTCTACTGCACACTTGTCGGTTCATTTTTATTTGCTCCAAGCAAACGAAGCTTACTGTTTGAGCTAGCCTTAGACGACTCAAATCCGAGTTTAAAAAGGTCCTGCACGTAGTAACTACCAGCGCAAAGAGGTTAGCATGGTACCAATATAATGCTAACTAAACTCCACATGGCATGtgtttgtttgtttttgcaaCTGATCGTCTTCGTTCCGCAGTCGTCTGTGTACGTTTTGCTGCCCGAAATCCGGCCGCTAGCTGTATGTACCTGCTACTACAGCAAAGATTCCAGCAAAAGCCGCGGCGCAACAAGCCAGCCAGCCTAACACATGCGGCCCGCGGGCGTAGTAGGCGTAGGCCGCCCCCCGGCCTTGTGGCTGGCGCTATAAAAACCGCGGCCCCCGATTCCGCAGcgcagcacagcacagcacacgCTTCCTTCTCTACCTCGTTAGCTAGCTTAGCCCGGCCGAGGGAGAGAAGCAGAAGCAGTAGAGGCGACCTTTTTTTTCTGTTCTCTGATCGAGCTCTGAAGACCGGGGATGGCGTCCTGGGCGGCTCTCCTGGCGCTGCTGCTCTCGGCGTTCTCGGCGGCGGCGCAGCTGGACGAGAGGTTCTACGGCCAGTCGTGCCCCAGCGTGGAGGACGTCGTGCGGAAGGAGATGGTGCGCGCGCTCTCCGTCGCGCCCAGCCTCGCCGGGCCGCTCCTCAGGATGCACTTCCACGACTGCTTCGTCAGGGTACGTACGGTTTGCGTTTCTACTGTAGCGCGCGGCTTCGATATATGCACTTCTTGTAGGCTTGCATTGCTAGCTATAGCTAGCTAACCCGTCCCGTACGTGTGTGTGTGCAGGGGTGCGACGGCTCGGTGCTCCTCGACTCCACGGCGAACAACACCGCGGAGAAGGACGCGAAGCCGAACCTGACGCTGCGCGGCTTCGGCTTCATCGAGAGGGTCAAGGCCGCGGTGGAGAAGGCGTGCCCTGACACCGTCTCCTGCGCCGACGTGCTGGCTCTCATGGCCAGGGACGCAGTGTGGCTGGTACGTCGTACTACGTACCAAAGCATGCATATACGTACGTTATTATGAGAATCTCTTCTTACTGGCTACCTGTTGTTGTTCTCACTCGCTCAGAGCAAGGGCCCGTTCTGGGCGGTCCCACTGGGGCGGCGGGACGGCAGGGTGTCCATCTCCAACGAGACCGACCAGCTGCCGCCGCCCACGGGCAACTTCACGGAGCTGGCCCAGCTGTTCGGCGCCAAGGGCCTGGACACCAGGGACCTGGCGGTGCTGTCGGCCGGCCACACCATCGGCACGTCGCACTGCTTCTCCTTCTCGGACCGCCTCTACAACTTCACGGGCCTGGACGACGCCCGCGACACCGACCCGGAGCTGGACCGCGCGTACATGGCGCGCCTCCGCGCCAAGTgcgccagcctggacgacaacacCACCCTGGTGGAGATGGACCCCGGCAGCTTCCGCACCTTCGACCTGGGCTACTACGCCAACGTGGCCAAGCGCAGGGGCCTCTTCCACTCCGACGCCCAGCTGCTCGCCGACCCTTCCACCCGCGCCTACGTGCTCCGCCACGCCACGGGCGCCCACAGGGACGAGTTCTTCGCCGACTTCGCCGCGTCCATGGTCAAGATGGGCTCCGTCGGCGTGCTCACCGGCGGCCAGGGCGAGGTCAGGAAGAAGTGCAACGTCGTCAACTAACTTATTATATGGCCTCCTGAGGAGTCATGTCTTTCTCTTCTTCATTTTTTCGTTCACTGCATTATTGATTGATTGATTTTTTTTTTGTTCCTCTGTCGCCATGTATGTAATGTAAATCTCTGCCCCTCATCTTCAGTTGTCCATCAGGATCTCATGATAATGCATGCAATAAAACATTTTTGATTTAGTCTGTCCATTACTGGCTCTGTGTTCTGTCTGCCGAGATGCCATTGCCGTGCGCATACTAAAATCAAATGAGCCTGTCTGTCTGTCGTCCATGCAACATCATCAGCGATCCAGTTGTGACGCACATGCACGGCATACAAGGCGACACGCGTGCTCGATCAGTATACATGTCTGTTGACGGCGGCGCGGCCGTGGCCGGAGGAGAACACCAATCAATCAATAATAATGCACTCATCGCCCATTCATGTGTTTCAGTTCAGGGCATCTGCAATAGTATGCGGTGTATTGTTTTGCTAGGGCCTAGTGGCAGAGACGCAGAGGTGCCCCACCCCCACCCCACGCCCCATGCTGCTGGCGCCATTTGTTTACTGGTACGGGCAGCTCTCCTGGATGTCTGTAACGGGCCGGAGGGGACGGCTTCTTGCGCAGCAGCTCACATGCCATGGCATGCATGGATGCGCCGCAGGGCGTGGACTGTTGCCGATGGCATCTCGCCGGAGCGTCGCAGACTTGCAGTGCAGCGGGTTTCTTTTTGTATGTGTGTGTGTTCCAGATAGTTTTTCTTTTTTTGAACAAGTAGTGTTCCAGATAGTTTGTCAGATCTAATAGCAGATTTGATGCTGCCGCGAGGCCGCGACGCCTTAAGGCCAGTTCGGTTGATAGGAAATAGAAGACCGGAACTGTTACCACCCagattacttctctaatttatataagttttgatCAACAGTAACAAATCTTGATGTATTCCTCCATAAACGAACGGCCCTTATGGAAAAGGCTGGTTGGGCTCTTAGATTTCAGACCGGCGCGGCTCGCTGCCCCGGAAAAGACTCCAGCAGGCCATGGTCCATCCTTTTGATTCGTGTCGAGGCCCGTTAGTACAAGGCGGCTCGTGAAACGCTGAAACCTCATCTCAAAATTGTGACCTTGTCGGCGACGACAGATTTAACATGGTGAGATACATTCGCTTTTGATTTATAATCGTAATTATTTATTCGTTTATTCCTAACCTATGCATGTGTCATTGTTGTATTATTAATTATTTAATCTTTGAAGTTGTCGTAATTGTATATCATCGACGTATGGGCTCTGTTAATTTATTGCTTAGAGAGTCTTTTAGAAAGACTTGTTCGGTTTGGAGGGATAAGGTGATTAGAGGGGATTAAATTCCTTTCTAATCAAAATTGAATAAaaaaagaatttaatctcctcaaTCACTGCACAACCGAACAAGGTCTAAGGGATTGTTTGGTTGGTTTAGTCACCCTCTATAGACTAAACTTTAATCACTAGAAAATTTATTTGTAAGACCTGTTTTAGTCACCTCGTGTGACTCAATTTTAGACACTAAGAACTTATTTAGAGAAGGGTAATAAAATAGATTGAAGGGGCTACAATCCCTcactattcaattttaaatagtgAGAGGTTCTAGACCCTTAATCCTCTCTATTATACTTGCTCCTAAATTAGAGCTAAAGTTTAGGAGGTGCGGACCAAACACCTCTAATCTTCGCCAAAGTCACGTAAAAACAATTTTCCCATAAcccttttgtcggcgtttcgagaccggggggtccctgggccgacgagtgaatgtcgccgcgtgccccagcccagatgggtcgagcgcgagggcgagcgcgaaggggggagagcgaggcggccggaaaccggcgtgagagaggtggtaatcccgcggccttcgtgttcgtcccgcgcccaggtcgggtgcgcttgcagtagggggttacaagcgtccacgcgggagagggagcgagcggctccaagcgagcgcctgtctcgtcctcgtccccgcgcggccaaccctctctaagagggccctggtccttccttttataggcgtaaggagaggatccaggtgtacaatggggggtgtagcagagtgctacgtgtctagcggaggagagctagcgccctaagtacatgccgttgtggcagccggagagattttggcacccagctggtgtgatgtcgtggccgtcggaggagcgatggagcctggcggagggacagctgtcggagcggttgagtccttgctgacgtcctcttgcttctgtaagggggctgagagccgccgtcgtcacagagtatgcggggcgccatcattgcctatctggcggagcgagccagatgggacaccggtcttgttccctgcggcccgagtcagctcggggtagggtgatgatggcgcctcctgttgacgtggctggtctgcgccctaggttgggcgatgtggaagctcctccgaagccgaggt from Zea mays cultivar B73 chromosome 6, Zm-B73-REFERENCE-NAM-5.0, whole genome shotgun sequence harbors:
- the LOC107548102 gene encoding Peroxidase 1-like precursor: MASWAALLALLLSAFSAAAQLDERFYGQSCPSVEDVVRKEMVRALSVAPSLAGPLLRMHFHDCFVRGCDGSVLLDSTANNTAEKDAKPNLTLRGFGFIERVKAAVEKACPDTVSCADVLALMARDAVWLSKGPFWAVPLGRRDGRVSISNETDQLPPPTGNFTELAQLFGAKGLDTRDLAVLSAGHTIGTSHCFSFSDRLYNFTGLDDARDTDPELDRAYMARLRAKCASLDDNTTLVEMDPGSFRTFDLGYYANVAKRRGLFHSDAQLLADPSTRAYVLRHATGAHRDEFFADFAASMVKMGSVGVLTGGQGEVRKKCNVVN